The following coding sequences lie in one Leptospira mtsangambouensis genomic window:
- a CDS encoding metallophosphoesterase family protein → MKLLQVSDLHLSQNSPEEKTYSLTVLREILQTAESTKCDRILFCGDLFNTFPDLEGLRSDFLKEVSSYSGIIYFLPGNHEILEKRNNNSYTSYDWSSKVKVLDKTPYFLLEDGGIEFLSIPHQENYSELLLSPPPQKQTKLRIGLAHGTVSGMSFTGLSEEEEEGGSYLDPNLIQSLDLDYLAIGHLHRARMGTVGKCNVGYAGSSRVWRKGEIGQRGGIFIHVEDRTIRTESVYWKSAGEYREIIVSLDTEGKPEESIETYLAGTNPNDWIVFRFVGYVDSMSEKQKFQEAVLRDWKSKFRILEFDPDESQITVFEHLSENEFVKQFLDKMNERKGQMDPSLWRHTRVTGIRLILEGKKNR, encoded by the coding sequence ATGAAGTTATTACAAGTATCCGACCTCCATCTTTCCCAAAATTCCCCCGAGGAAAAGACCTATTCCCTTACCGTATTACGCGAAATTTTACAAACTGCAGAGTCTACGAAGTGTGATCGTATTCTTTTTTGTGGGGATCTTTTTAATACCTTTCCCGATTTAGAAGGTTTACGTTCGGATTTTCTAAAAGAAGTATCCTCTTATTCAGGAATCATTTATTTTCTTCCAGGGAATCATGAAATTTTAGAAAAAAGAAATAACAATAGTTATACGAGTTATGATTGGTCTTCCAAAGTAAAAGTTTTAGATAAAACTCCTTATTTTTTATTGGAAGATGGTGGGATCGAATTTTTATCCATTCCCCACCAAGAAAATTATTCTGAATTGTTACTTTCTCCTCCTCCCCAAAAACAAACAAAACTTCGGATTGGACTTGCTCATGGAACTGTTTCAGGAATGAGTTTTACTGGGCTTAGTGAGGAAGAAGAAGAGGGCGGTTCTTATTTAGATCCCAATTTAATTCAAAGTTTAGATTTGGATTATCTTGCCATTGGGCATCTCCATAGAGCACGAATGGGAACTGTAGGAAAGTGTAATGTTGGTTATGCTGGATCTTCCCGTGTTTGGAGAAAAGGAGAAATCGGACAAAGAGGTGGGATTTTTATTCATGTCGAAGACCGTACAATTCGTACGGAATCGGTTTATTGGAAATCTGCCGGCGAATATAGGGAAATTATTGTTTCTTTGGATACGGAAGGAAAACCAGAAGAGAGTATCGAAACTTATTTAGCGGGAACAAATCCTAACGATTGGATTGTCTTTCGATTTGTTGGATATGTTGATTCGATGTCGGAAAAACAAAAATTTCAAGAGGCAGTTCTTCGCGATTGGAAGTCCAAATTTCGGATTTTGGAGTTTGATCCCGATGAATCACAAATCACAGTTTTCGAACACCTTTCGGAAAATGAATTTGTAAAACAGTTTTTGGATAAGATGAATGAAAGAAAAGGACAAATGGATCCTAGTCTTTGGAGACACACTCGTGTCACAGGCATTCGATTGATTTTAGAAGGAAAGAAAAATCGATGA